One part of the Tolypothrix sp. NIES-4075 genome encodes these proteins:
- a CDS encoding FAD-dependent oxidoreductase, whose product MKKVIIVGAGPAGVLLAHYLLRRGTQYKIEIYERRSDLQKVSLANSRTIPYGINERGLRALRKIEGLEAAVKATCVENHGSIIYQKNKILENRSKKKYSFNTDRTSLLIALLSQLTEKSDNKVEIHYDCKCTNVDFENKTLTFEKVKETIAENQTEFTVDYDLLIGADGARSIVRTHLLNTEFFEFKQEYASACYKTVFLSSNKEKISKNLKQNFLHIWRIEEGITFGIVPQLNDKFIGILLFSKNTNKVVNLSNKEEVMAFFQQNLPEVTPLISEEEAEAFVKRPIGTQLRTRCNRYHYGDSVLILGDAAHAVSSSLGQGCNNAFEDVLIFDSLLDEYSDEWATALEQFTIRRRPDVYALWELDAHVIPFH is encoded by the coding sequence GTGAAGAAAGTTATTATTGTTGGCGCTGGTCCTGCTGGAGTTTTACTGGCACATTATTTATTGCGTCGCGGCACTCAATATAAGATAGAAATTTACGAACGCCGTAGTGACTTACAAAAAGTTTCTTTGGCTAACTCTAGAACTATTCCTTATGGCATCAATGAAAGAGGACTAAGAGCTTTGAGGAAAATAGAAGGGTTAGAAGCAGCAGTTAAAGCAACTTGTGTAGAAAATCATGGCAGCATAATATATCAAAAAAATAAAATATTAGAGAATCGGTCTAAAAAAAAATATTCATTTAACACTGACCGAACTAGTTTATTAATAGCTCTCTTGTCACAATTAACTGAAAAATCTGACAATAAAGTTGAAATCCACTATGATTGCAAATGCACTAATGTTGATTTTGAAAACAAAACTCTGACCTTTGAGAAAGTTAAAGAAACAATCGCAGAAAATCAGACAGAATTTACGGTTGATTATGACCTATTGATTGGTGCAGACGGAGCGCGTTCAATAGTGAGAACGCATTTACTCAATACCGAGTTTTTTGAATTTAAACAAGAGTATGCTTCTGCTTGCTACAAAACAGTTTTCTTATCAAGTAACAAAGAAAAAATAAGCAAAAACTTAAAACAAAATTTTCTTCATATCTGGAGAATAGAAGAAGGTATTACTTTTGGAATAGTGCCTCAACTAAACGATAAGTTTATTGGAATTTTATTATTTTCAAAAAATACAAATAAAGTAGTTAATTTATCTAATAAAGAAGAGGTAATGGCATTCTTTCAGCAGAATTTGCCAGAGGTTACACCGCTAATTTCTGAAGAAGAAGCAGAAGCTTTTGTAAAAAGACCGATAGGAACACAATTAAGAACACGCTGCAATCGCTATCATTATGGTGACAGTGTGCTAATTCTTGGAGATGCTGCCCATGCTGTTTCTTCGAGTCTCGGTCAAGGATGCAATAATGCTTTTGAAGACGTACTAATATTTGATAGCCTTTTAGATGAGTATTCTGATGAATGGGCTACTGCTCTAGAGCAGTTTACTATCCGCCGACGACCAGACGTATATGCCTTGTGGGAACTCGACGCACATGTTATACCATTTCACTAA
- a CDS encoding FAD-dependent oxidoreductase — protein sequence MKKVIIVGAGPAGVLLAHYLLRRGTQYKIEIYERRSDLQKVSLANSRTIPYGINDRGLRALRKIEGLEAAVKATCVENHGSIIYQKNKILENRSKKKYSFNTDRTSILIALLSQLTEKSDNKVEIHYDCKCTSVDFENKTLTFEKVKGTVPQNQAEFTVDYDLLIGADGARSIVRTHLLNTEFFAFQQEYASACYKTVFLSSNKEKTSKSLKPNYLNIWRIEEGITFGIVPQLDDKFIGILFFPQKPNKVVNLSTKEEVMAFFQQNLPEVAPLISEEEAEAFLKRPIGTQLRTRCDRYHYGDSVLILGDAAHAVSSSLGQGCNNAFEDVLIFDSLLDEYSDEWATALEQFTIRRRPDAYALWELDTNVIPASKTLFTEFILRESLAKMMNKLFPQFFVPPLRELLSASTVPYSDILKSYQGWISKVKNSKKKFLN from the coding sequence ATGAAGAAAGTTATTATTGTTGGCGCTGGTCCTGCTGGAGTTTTACTGGCACATTATTTATTGCGTCGCGGCACTCAATATAAGATAGAAATTTACGAACGCCGTAGTGACTTACAAAAAGTTTCTTTGGCTAACTCTAGAACTATTCCTTATGGCATCAATGATAGAGGACTAAGAGCTTTAAGGAAAATAGAAGGGTTAGAAGCAGCAGTTAAAGCAACTTGTGTAGAAAATCATGGCAGCATAATATATCAAAAAAATAAAATATTAGAGAATCGGTCTAAAAAAAAATATTCATTTAACACTGACCGAACTAGTATATTAATAGCTCTTTTGTCACAACTAACGGAAAAATCCGACAATAAAGTTGAAATCCACTATGATTGCAAATGCACTAGTGTTGATTTTGAAAACAAAACTCTGACCTTTGAGAAAGTTAAAGGAACAGTACCACAAAACCAGGCAGAATTTACGGTTGATTATGACCTATTGATCGGTGCAGACGGAGCGCGTTCAATAGTGAGAACGCATTTACTCAATACCGAGTTTTTTGCCTTTCAGCAAGAGTATGCTTCTGCTTGCTACAAAACAGTTTTCTTATCAAGCAACAAAGAAAAAACAAGCAAAAGCTTAAAACCAAACTATCTTAATATCTGGAGAATAGAAGAAGGTATTACTTTTGGAATAGTGCCTCAACTAGACGATAAGTTTATTGGGATTTTATTCTTCCCACAAAAGCCAAATAAAGTAGTTAATTTATCTACTAAAGAAGAGGTAATGGCATTCTTTCAGCAGAATTTGCCAGAGGTTGCACCGCTAATTTCTGAAGAAGAAGCAGAAGCTTTCCTGAAAAGACCGATAGGAACACAATTAAGAACACGCTGCGATCGCTATCATTATGGTGACAGTGTGCTAATTCTTGGAGATGCTGCCCATGCTGTTTCTTCGAGTCTCGGTCAAGGATGCAATAATGCTTTTGAAGACGTACTAATATTTGATAGCCTTTTAGATGAGTATTCTGATGAATGGGCTACTGCTCTAGAGCAGTTTACTATCCGTCGGCGACCAGATGCATATGCCTTGTGGGAACTCGATACAAATGTTATACCTGCATCTAAAACTTTATTTACTGAATTTATCTTGAGGGAAAGTCTTGCGAAGATGATGAACAAACTATTTCCTCAATTTTTTGTGCCTCCTTTGCGAGAATTATTATCTGCTAGTACAGTTCCCTACTCAGATATTCTTAAGTCCTATCAAGGTTGGATATCAAAAGTCAAAAATTCTAAGAAAAAGTTTTTGAATTAA
- the rsmH gene encoding 16S rRNA (cytosine(1402)-N(4))-methyltransferase RsmH — MDLQIEKMAAQEFFHVPVLSREVIEGLAVHPGGHYLDATVGGGGHSRLILEAAPDAQLTAMDQDEDALIAAKKQLGEFCVSVAPPKEARIQFIKSNFAAYRFPPSTFSGIIADLGVSSHHLDTAERGFSFRSTAPLDMRMDRGQSLTAADVINDWDETELANIFFTYGEERLSRRIARRIVEKRPFHTTTELSEAIAYSVPPKYRYGRIHPATRVFQALRIVVNDELKSLETFLEKAPSALLPGGRIAIISFHSLEDRLVKHGLRNSPLLRVLTKKPITAQEDELANNPRSRSAKLRIAERKE; from the coding sequence ATGGATCTTCAGATTGAGAAAATGGCGGCGCAAGAATTTTTTCATGTGCCAGTTTTAAGTCGAGAGGTAATTGAGGGTTTAGCGGTGCATCCTGGTGGGCATTATTTAGATGCAACCGTAGGTGGTGGGGGTCACAGTCGGTTAATCTTAGAAGCTGCACCAGATGCCCAATTGACCGCAATGGATCAAGATGAGGATGCTTTGATTGCCGCAAAAAAGCAATTAGGGGAGTTTTGCGTTAGCGTAGCTCCTCCAAAGGAGGCTCGCATACAATTCATCAAGAGCAATTTTGCCGCTTACAGATTTCCTCCAAGCACTTTCTCTGGTATTATCGCCGATTTGGGGGTTAGCTCTCACCATCTCGATACAGCGGAACGGGGTTTTAGTTTTCGCTCCACCGCTCCTTTAGATATGCGGATGGATCGAGGACAATCGTTAACGGCTGCTGATGTGATTAATGATTGGGATGAAACAGAGTTAGCAAATATTTTCTTTACATACGGTGAAGAACGACTTTCGCGACGCATTGCTAGACGAATTGTGGAAAAACGCCCGTTTCACACTACCACGGAATTATCTGAGGCGATCGCTTATTCTGTCCCCCCCAAATACCGTTATGGCAGAATTCACCCAGCCACTCGCGTCTTTCAAGCTTTACGCATTGTCGTTAACGATGAGTTAAAGTCTTTAGAAACATTTCTCGAAAAAGCCCCATCAGCGCTTTTACCCGGTGGGAGAATCGCCATTATCAGTTTTCACAGTTTGGAAGACCGACTGGTGAAACACGGTTTAAGAAATTCACCACTGTTAAGGGTATTGACAAAAAAGCCAATTACTGCTCAAGAAGATGAACTTGCGAATAATCCGCGATCGCGTTCTGCTAAGTTGAGGATAGCAGAAAGGAAGGAGTGA